The following are encoded together in the Syngnathus typhle isolate RoL2023-S1 ecotype Sweden linkage group LG5, RoL_Styp_1.0, whole genome shotgun sequence genome:
- the npc1l1 gene encoding NPC1-like intracellular cholesterol transporter 1 isoform X2 yields MRLVASLITFLTCTTVQVLSQTEHQPGYCEFYEECGKNPTVGGTLIPPIVPCRNYSRARELTGEHYRKLQQVCPMLDKGAGNTFACCSIKQLSSLEMSLTLSKALLVRCPSCAENFAHLHCINTCSPNQSQTVKVTKVENVTHLGKTREAVVAYQAYISTTFADASFQSCQNVRIPATGGFAIATMCGRYGAKLCTPQRWYDFQGDTGNGLAPLDIDFRLIKPGEMEGVPKGVIPYNGQALKCNETTPSGGQACSCQDCKGSCPVFPPPPLPPGPFRLLGTDGFLVIAIIFFCLLIFSFIFFLVVSYLVKMKNKQDEEKKKRKGKDQNCNNVSQRAIHPSEVTCADKNSMVAQAFLSSLFQKWGTFMATYPLMVLLVSAVVVAAFATGLMFMELTTDPVELWSAPNSRARQEKDFHDKHFGPFFRTNQLILTAPGRKGHLYDSLLFGPQNFSGLVSKELIIEMLLLQKKIQDIEFWSDDLNRTASLKDVCFAPLNPNNSSLTDCAVNSLPQYFQNSLDNINAKVNMTELGETKEVDWRDHLVYCLNSPLSFKDITDLGLSCMADYGGPVFPFLAVGGYQGDEYTNAEAFILTFSLNNYPRTDVKYNVAMKWEKEFLKIVQDYQRNPTANFTFAYMAERSLEDEINRTTAEDIPIFMISYAVIFVYIAVALGEYSSWRRILVDSKFLVGFGGIMVVGCSVLASMGFYFWIGIPSSLVILQVVPFLVLAVGADNIFIFVLEYQRDVRQPGEKREQHIGRVLGNVAPSMLLCSLSESVCFFLGALSTMPAVKTFALYAALAVLMDFVLQMTAFVALLSLDARRQDKNRCELLCCVTVKTQKSDKPNEGFLLPLMRNYYAPVLLNRYMRFIVMLVFLFMFSASLYLMFNVTVGLDQELAMPKGSYMLDYFQYLYKYLEVGVPVYFVTKRGFNFATVEGMNGVCSSVGCDQFSMIQKIQYAANHPELSYIGISANSWVDDFIDWLNPGSRCCRLYSFGPNAGKFCSADKSPLLCGRKCMKTPADGVLRPTVEEFNRFLPNFLANRPDLQCPKGGLGAYDTAVVRDDSGEIIASRFMAYHTPLSNSQEFTAALLRARELADKITEGMRNIEGTSPDFEVFPYTVTNVFYEQYLTIVPEGLFNISLCLLPTFIVCCLLLGLDLRSGLLNLITIIMIIVDTVGVMTLWGIHYNAVALINLVTAVGISVEFVSHMTRSFALSTKPTHVERAKEATANMGSAVFAGVAMTNLPGILVLAFAKAQLIQIFFFRLNLVITLLGLAHGLIFLPVVLSYFGPGVNKAVLLQIQQAQAKTCQRLELTSRDNMGYEDNERKSEPHSNVTKAAVYTNGP; encoded by the exons ATGCGTCTTGTCGCAAGTCTGATCACTTTTCTGACATGCACG ACTGTGCAGGTTCTTTCACAGACTGAGCATCAACCCGGCTACTGTGAGTTTTACGAAGAATGTGGCAAAAATCCTACAGTGGGAGGGACCCTCATCCCTCCCATTGTCCCCTGCCGAAATTACAGCCGGGCCCGAGAACTGACGGGAGAACACTACCGCAAACTTCAACAG GTGTGTCCGATGTTGGACAAGGGAGCTGGCAACACATTTGCATGTTGCTCCATAAAGCAGTTGTCATCCTTGGAAATGAGTTTGACCCTATCTAAGGCCCTGCTGGTGCGCTGCCCTTCTTGTGCTGAAAACTTTGCCCACCTGCACTGTATCAACACCTGCAGCCCAAACCAGAGCCAGACAGTCAAAGTCACAAAGGTCGAGAATGTCACTCACCTCGGAAAAACCCGAGAGGCTGTGGTGGCGTACCAGGCATACATCTCCACCACCTTTGCAGACGCCTCCTTCCAGTCGTGTCAAAACGTACGGATCCCTGCCACGGGAGGCTTCGCCATCGCCACCATGTGCGGCCGCTACGGCGCCAAGTTGTGCACCCCCCAGCGCTGGTACGATTTCCAGGGAGATACGGGCAACGGTCTGGCGCCACTGGACATTGATTTCAGACTCATAAAGCCGGGAGAAATGGAGGGAGTACCGAAGGGTGTGATTCCCTACAATGGGCAAGCCTTGAAGTGCAATGAGACCACGCCGTCCGGAGGTCAGGCGTGCTCGTGTCAAGACTGCAAAGGATCGTGCCCTGTCTTTCCACCTCCCCCACTGCCACCGGGACCCTTCAGACTTTTGGGCACGGATGGCTTCCTTGTCATTGCCATCATCTTCTTCTGCCTCCTGATCTTTTCCTTCATCTTCTTCCTTGTGGTTTCTTATTTGGTCAAGATGAAGAATAAGCAGGATGAagagaaaaagaagaggaaaggcAAAGATCAGAACTGTAACAATGTGAGTCAGCGGGCCATTCATCCGTCAGAGGTGACGTGTGCTGACAAGAACAGCATGGTCGCTCAGGCCTTCCTTAGCTCTCTGTTTCAGAAATGGGGAACATTCATGGCTACTTATCCCCTCATG GTGCTCCTGGTGTCGGCTGTCGTCGTCGCTGCGTTCGCCACCGGCCTCATGTTCATGGAGCTCACAACTGACCCAGTGGAGCTCTGGTCGGCTCCCAACAGCCGAGCTCGTCAGGAGAAAGATTTTCACGACAAACATTTTGGGCCGTTCTTCAGGACCAACCAGCTGATTTTGACGGCACCAGGCAGAAAAGGCCACCTTTATGACTCTTTGCTCTTTGGGCCACAGAACTTCAGTGGGCTTGTCTCCAAAGAGCTCATCATTGAAATGCTGCTTCTCCAGAAAAAAATACAG gataTTGAGTTCTGGTCAGATGACCTAAATCGCACAGCAAGTCTGAAGGACGTGTGTTTTGCACCACTGAACCCCAACAACTCCTCCCTGACCGACTGTGCCGTCAACAGTCTGCCACAATATTTTCAGAACAGCCTGGACAACATCAATGCCAAGGTGAACATGACTGAGCTGGGGGAGACCAAAGAAGTGGATTGGAGAGATCACCTGGTCTACTGCCTCAA TTCACCTCTGTCATTCAAAGACATCACTGATCTAGGACTGAGCTGCATGGCTGACTATGGAGGTCCAGTCTTTCCCTTCCTGGCTGTCGGCGGCTATCAGG GTGACGAGTACACCAACGCAGAGGCCTTCATTTTAACCTTCTCCCTCAACAACTATCCGAGGACCGACGTAAAATACAACGTAGCCATGAAGTGGGAGAAAGAGTTTCTGAAAATTGTCCAAGACTACCAGAGAAACCCGACCGCCAACTTTACGTTTGCATACATGGCAGAG AGGTCTCTGGAGGATGAGATCAATCGGACTACAGCAGAAGACATTCCCATATTCATGATCAGCTACGCTGTCATCTTTGTTTACATCGCTGTTGCCCTGGGAGAGTATTCTTCTTGGAGACGCATACTG GTGGATTCAAAGTTTCTTGTGGGTTTTGGTGGGATTATGGTGGTTGGATGCTCGGTGCTGGCCTCCATGGGCTTCTACTTTTGGATCGGAATTCCCTCCTCGTTGGTCATCCTGCAGGTCGTACCGTTCCTGGTACTTGCTGTCGGAGCTGACAACATTTTCATCTTTGTTCTAGAATATcag AGAGATGTGCGGCAGCCTGGAGAGAAAAGAGAGCAGCATATTGGCCGCGTGCTAGGAAACGTTGCTCCCAGCATGCTCCTGTGCAGTCTCTCTGAGTCTGTTTGCTTCTTTTTGG GTGCCCTGTCCACCATGCCTGCAGTGAAGACCTTCGCTTTGTACGCAGCTTTGGCTGTGCTTATGGACTTTGTTCTCCAGATGACAGCGTTTGTGGCGCTGCTCTCCCTGGACGCCCGGCGCCAAGACAAAAACCGCTGCGAGCTTCTCTGCTGCGTCACCGTAAAGACCCAGAAATCCGACAAGCCCAACGAGGGCTTCCTGTTGCCCCTCATGAGGAACTATTACGCTCCCGTGCTGCTGAACCGTTACATGAGATTCATTGTG ATGTTGGTGTTCCTCTTCATGTTCAGTGCTTCTCTGTACCTCATGTTCAATGTGACAGTGGGTTTGGATCAGGAACTGGCGATGCCCAAG GGTTCATATATGCTGGATTATTTCCAGTATTTATACAAATACTTGGAAGTTGGCGTCCCAGTTTATTTTGTAACAAAAAGAGGCTTCAATTTTGCCACAGTGGAGGGTATGAACGGTGTGTGTTCCAGTGTTGGCTGCGACCAGTTCTCAATGATCCAGAAGATTCAATATGCCGCCAATCACCCTGAACT ATCTTACATTGGCATCTCTGCAAACTCCTGGGTTGATGATTTCATCGACTGGCTGAACCCGGGATCCAGATGTTGTCGACTTTATAGCTTTGGTCCAAATGCTGGAAAGTTCTGTTCTGCAGACAAAT CTCCTCTTCTCTGTGGACGAAAGTGTATGAAGACCCCCGCAGATGGCGTCCTGCGGCCCACGGTGGAAGAGTTCAACCGATTTCTTCCTAACTTCTTGGCTAACAGGCCTGACCTGCAGTGTCCCAAAGG AGGACTTGGAGCCTATGACACGGCTGTGGTGAGAGACGACAGTGGAGAAATTATTG CTTCTCGCTTCATGGCTTACCACACACCTCTGAGCAACTCTCAAGAGTTCACTGCAGCACTATTGAGGGCCAGAGAGCTGGCTGACAAGATCACTGAGGGCATGCGGAACATAGAGGGAACCTCTCCGGACTTTGAGGTCTTCCCATACAC GGTGACCAACGTTTTCTACGAGCAATACCTGACCATCGTACCGGAGGGCCTCTTCAACATCTCACTGTGTCTGCTGCCAACATTCATCGTGTGCTGTCTGCTCCTGGGCTTGGACCTGCGCTCCGGCCTGCTCAacctcatcaccatcatcatgaTCATTGTGGACACTGTTGGGGTCATGACACTCTGGGGAATCCATTACAACGCAGTGGCCCTCATTAACTTGGTTACA GCAGTGGGCATTTCTGTGGAATTTGTGTCTCACATGACAAGATCGTTTGCTCTCAGCACAAAACCCACTCATGTGGAGCGAGCAAAAGAAGCCACCGCCAACATGGGCAGTGCA GTCTTTGCTGGTGTTGCTATGACCAACCTGCCCGGCATCCTTGTTTTGGCCTTTGCCAAAGCGCAACTTATCCAGATCTTCTTCTTCCGCCTCAACCTGGTGATCACACTTCTGGGGTTGGCTCACGGACTCATCTTCCTCCCTGTGGTGCTGAGCTATTTCG GACCTGGAGTGAATAAAGCCGTGCTGCTGCAGATCCAGCAGGCACAAGCAAAGACCTGCCAGCGATTGGAGCTGACAAGTCGAGATAACATGGGCTACGAAGACAATGAGAGAAAGTCGGAGCCTCACTCTAACGTTACAAAGGCTGCCGTTTACACTAATGGCCCATGA
- the npc1l1 gene encoding NPC1-like intracellular cholesterol transporter 1 isoform X1: protein MRLVASLITFLTCTTVQVLSQTEHQPGYCEFYEECGKNPTVGGTLIPPIVPCRNYSRARELTGEHYRKLQQVCPMLDKGAGNTFACCSIKQLSSLEMSLTLSKALLVRCPSCAENFAHLHCINTCSPNQSQTVKVTKVENVTHLGKTREAVVAYQAYISTTFADASFQSCQNVRIPATGGFAIATMCGRYGAKLCTPQRWYDFQGDTGNGLAPLDIDFRLIKPGEMEGVPKGVIPYNGQALKCNETTPSGGQACSCQDCKGSCPVFPPPPLPPGPFRLLGTDGFLVIAIIFFCLLIFSFIFFLVVSYLVKMKNKQDEEKKKRKGKDQNCNNVSQRAIHPSEVTCADKNSMVAQAFLSSLFQKWGTFMATYPLMVLLVSAVVVAAFATGLMFMELTTDPVELWSAPNSRARQEKDFHDKHFGPFFRTNQLILTAPGRKGHLYDSLLFGPQNFSGLVSKELIIEMLLLQKKIQDIEFWSDDLNRTASLKDVCFAPLNPNNSSLTDCAVNSLPQYFQNSLDNINAKVNMTELGETKEVDWRDHLVYCLNSPLSFKDITDLGLSCMADYGGPVFPFLAVGGYQGDEYTNAEAFILTFSLNNYPRTDVKYNVAMKWEKEFLKIVQDYQRNPTANFTFAYMAERSLEDEINRTTAEDIPIFMISYAVIFVYIAVALGEYSSWRRILVDSKFLVGFGGIMVVGCSVLASMGFYFWIGIPSSLVILQVVPFLVLAVGADNIFIFVLEYQRDVRQPGEKREQHIGRVLGNVAPSMLLCSLSESVCFFLGALSTMPAVKTFALYAALAVLMDFVLQMTAFVALLSLDARRQDKNRCELLCCVTVKTQKSDKPNEGFLLPLMRNYYAPVLLNRYMRFIVMLVFLFMFSASLYLMFNVTVGLDQELAMPKVSAIQYLQTAHNHCFCSFYDASQMYFPRLQGSYMLDYFQYLYKYLEVGVPVYFVTKRGFNFATVEGMNGVCSSVGCDQFSMIQKIQYAANHPELSYIGISANSWVDDFIDWLNPGSRCCRLYSFGPNAGKFCSADKSPLLCGRKCMKTPADGVLRPTVEEFNRFLPNFLANRPDLQCPKGGLGAYDTAVVRDDSGEIIASRFMAYHTPLSNSQEFTAALLRARELADKITEGMRNIEGTSPDFEVFPYTVTNVFYEQYLTIVPEGLFNISLCLLPTFIVCCLLLGLDLRSGLLNLITIIMIIVDTVGVMTLWGIHYNAVALINLVTAVGISVEFVSHMTRSFALSTKPTHVERAKEATANMGSAVFAGVAMTNLPGILVLAFAKAQLIQIFFFRLNLVITLLGLAHGLIFLPVVLSYFGPGVNKAVLLQIQQAQAKTCQRLELTSRDNMGYEDNERKSEPHSNVTKAAVYTNGP, encoded by the exons ATGCGTCTTGTCGCAAGTCTGATCACTTTTCTGACATGCACG ACTGTGCAGGTTCTTTCACAGACTGAGCATCAACCCGGCTACTGTGAGTTTTACGAAGAATGTGGCAAAAATCCTACAGTGGGAGGGACCCTCATCCCTCCCATTGTCCCCTGCCGAAATTACAGCCGGGCCCGAGAACTGACGGGAGAACACTACCGCAAACTTCAACAG GTGTGTCCGATGTTGGACAAGGGAGCTGGCAACACATTTGCATGTTGCTCCATAAAGCAGTTGTCATCCTTGGAAATGAGTTTGACCCTATCTAAGGCCCTGCTGGTGCGCTGCCCTTCTTGTGCTGAAAACTTTGCCCACCTGCACTGTATCAACACCTGCAGCCCAAACCAGAGCCAGACAGTCAAAGTCACAAAGGTCGAGAATGTCACTCACCTCGGAAAAACCCGAGAGGCTGTGGTGGCGTACCAGGCATACATCTCCACCACCTTTGCAGACGCCTCCTTCCAGTCGTGTCAAAACGTACGGATCCCTGCCACGGGAGGCTTCGCCATCGCCACCATGTGCGGCCGCTACGGCGCCAAGTTGTGCACCCCCCAGCGCTGGTACGATTTCCAGGGAGATACGGGCAACGGTCTGGCGCCACTGGACATTGATTTCAGACTCATAAAGCCGGGAGAAATGGAGGGAGTACCGAAGGGTGTGATTCCCTACAATGGGCAAGCCTTGAAGTGCAATGAGACCACGCCGTCCGGAGGTCAGGCGTGCTCGTGTCAAGACTGCAAAGGATCGTGCCCTGTCTTTCCACCTCCCCCACTGCCACCGGGACCCTTCAGACTTTTGGGCACGGATGGCTTCCTTGTCATTGCCATCATCTTCTTCTGCCTCCTGATCTTTTCCTTCATCTTCTTCCTTGTGGTTTCTTATTTGGTCAAGATGAAGAATAAGCAGGATGAagagaaaaagaagaggaaaggcAAAGATCAGAACTGTAACAATGTGAGTCAGCGGGCCATTCATCCGTCAGAGGTGACGTGTGCTGACAAGAACAGCATGGTCGCTCAGGCCTTCCTTAGCTCTCTGTTTCAGAAATGGGGAACATTCATGGCTACTTATCCCCTCATG GTGCTCCTGGTGTCGGCTGTCGTCGTCGCTGCGTTCGCCACCGGCCTCATGTTCATGGAGCTCACAACTGACCCAGTGGAGCTCTGGTCGGCTCCCAACAGCCGAGCTCGTCAGGAGAAAGATTTTCACGACAAACATTTTGGGCCGTTCTTCAGGACCAACCAGCTGATTTTGACGGCACCAGGCAGAAAAGGCCACCTTTATGACTCTTTGCTCTTTGGGCCACAGAACTTCAGTGGGCTTGTCTCCAAAGAGCTCATCATTGAAATGCTGCTTCTCCAGAAAAAAATACAG gataTTGAGTTCTGGTCAGATGACCTAAATCGCACAGCAAGTCTGAAGGACGTGTGTTTTGCACCACTGAACCCCAACAACTCCTCCCTGACCGACTGTGCCGTCAACAGTCTGCCACAATATTTTCAGAACAGCCTGGACAACATCAATGCCAAGGTGAACATGACTGAGCTGGGGGAGACCAAAGAAGTGGATTGGAGAGATCACCTGGTCTACTGCCTCAA TTCACCTCTGTCATTCAAAGACATCACTGATCTAGGACTGAGCTGCATGGCTGACTATGGAGGTCCAGTCTTTCCCTTCCTGGCTGTCGGCGGCTATCAGG GTGACGAGTACACCAACGCAGAGGCCTTCATTTTAACCTTCTCCCTCAACAACTATCCGAGGACCGACGTAAAATACAACGTAGCCATGAAGTGGGAGAAAGAGTTTCTGAAAATTGTCCAAGACTACCAGAGAAACCCGACCGCCAACTTTACGTTTGCATACATGGCAGAG AGGTCTCTGGAGGATGAGATCAATCGGACTACAGCAGAAGACATTCCCATATTCATGATCAGCTACGCTGTCATCTTTGTTTACATCGCTGTTGCCCTGGGAGAGTATTCTTCTTGGAGACGCATACTG GTGGATTCAAAGTTTCTTGTGGGTTTTGGTGGGATTATGGTGGTTGGATGCTCGGTGCTGGCCTCCATGGGCTTCTACTTTTGGATCGGAATTCCCTCCTCGTTGGTCATCCTGCAGGTCGTACCGTTCCTGGTACTTGCTGTCGGAGCTGACAACATTTTCATCTTTGTTCTAGAATATcag AGAGATGTGCGGCAGCCTGGAGAGAAAAGAGAGCAGCATATTGGCCGCGTGCTAGGAAACGTTGCTCCCAGCATGCTCCTGTGCAGTCTCTCTGAGTCTGTTTGCTTCTTTTTGG GTGCCCTGTCCACCATGCCTGCAGTGAAGACCTTCGCTTTGTACGCAGCTTTGGCTGTGCTTATGGACTTTGTTCTCCAGATGACAGCGTTTGTGGCGCTGCTCTCCCTGGACGCCCGGCGCCAAGACAAAAACCGCTGCGAGCTTCTCTGCTGCGTCACCGTAAAGACCCAGAAATCCGACAAGCCCAACGAGGGCTTCCTGTTGCCCCTCATGAGGAACTATTACGCTCCCGTGCTGCTGAACCGTTACATGAGATTCATTGTG ATGTTGGTGTTCCTCTTCATGTTCAGTGCTTCTCTGTACCTCATGTTCAATGTGACAGTGGGTTTGGATCAGGAACTGGCGATGCCCAAGGTCAGTGCGATACAGTATTTGCAGACTGCACATAATCATTGTTTTTGCTCTTTTTATGATGCCTCACAAATGTATTTTCCTCGTCTGCAGGGTTCATATATGCTGGATTATTTCCAGTATTTATACAAATACTTGGAAGTTGGCGTCCCAGTTTATTTTGTAACAAAAAGAGGCTTCAATTTTGCCACAGTGGAGGGTATGAACGGTGTGTGTTCCAGTGTTGGCTGCGACCAGTTCTCAATGATCCAGAAGATTCAATATGCCGCCAATCACCCTGAACT ATCTTACATTGGCATCTCTGCAAACTCCTGGGTTGATGATTTCATCGACTGGCTGAACCCGGGATCCAGATGTTGTCGACTTTATAGCTTTGGTCCAAATGCTGGAAAGTTCTGTTCTGCAGACAAAT CTCCTCTTCTCTGTGGACGAAAGTGTATGAAGACCCCCGCAGATGGCGTCCTGCGGCCCACGGTGGAAGAGTTCAACCGATTTCTTCCTAACTTCTTGGCTAACAGGCCTGACCTGCAGTGTCCCAAAGG AGGACTTGGAGCCTATGACACGGCTGTGGTGAGAGACGACAGTGGAGAAATTATTG CTTCTCGCTTCATGGCTTACCACACACCTCTGAGCAACTCTCAAGAGTTCACTGCAGCACTATTGAGGGCCAGAGAGCTGGCTGACAAGATCACTGAGGGCATGCGGAACATAGAGGGAACCTCTCCGGACTTTGAGGTCTTCCCATACAC GGTGACCAACGTTTTCTACGAGCAATACCTGACCATCGTACCGGAGGGCCTCTTCAACATCTCACTGTGTCTGCTGCCAACATTCATCGTGTGCTGTCTGCTCCTGGGCTTGGACCTGCGCTCCGGCCTGCTCAacctcatcaccatcatcatgaTCATTGTGGACACTGTTGGGGTCATGACACTCTGGGGAATCCATTACAACGCAGTGGCCCTCATTAACTTGGTTACA GCAGTGGGCATTTCTGTGGAATTTGTGTCTCACATGACAAGATCGTTTGCTCTCAGCACAAAACCCACTCATGTGGAGCGAGCAAAAGAAGCCACCGCCAACATGGGCAGTGCA GTCTTTGCTGGTGTTGCTATGACCAACCTGCCCGGCATCCTTGTTTTGGCCTTTGCCAAAGCGCAACTTATCCAGATCTTCTTCTTCCGCCTCAACCTGGTGATCACACTTCTGGGGTTGGCTCACGGACTCATCTTCCTCCCTGTGGTGCTGAGCTATTTCG GACCTGGAGTGAATAAAGCCGTGCTGCTGCAGATCCAGCAGGCACAAGCAAAGACCTGCCAGCGATTGGAGCTGACAAGTCGAGATAACATGGGCTACGAAGACAATGAGAGAAAGTCGGAGCCTCACTCTAACGTTACAAAGGCTGCCGTTTACACTAATGGCCCATGA
- the nono gene encoding non-POU domain-containing octamer-binding protein, with product MQGNRGPQQNHGPNRHSGQGDHKKHGGNANGQEPSDTTRPNEALTLDLQSFRKPGEKTFTQRSRLFVGNLPAGVTEDDIEKLFAKYGKATEVFVNKDRGFGFVRLETRIIAEIARAELDDAPFRGRPIRVRFATHGAALSVKNLPDFVSNELLEEAFSVFGQIERAVIIVDDRGRPTGKGIVEYTSKPAARKALDKCNDGAYLLTAFPRPIIVEPMEQLDDEEGLSEKLINKNQQYHKEREQPPRFAQPGSFEYEYAMRWKALMEMEKQQYEMVDRNMKEAQEKLEAEMEAARHEHQVMLMRQDLLRRQEELRRMEELHSQEVQKRKQAELRQEEERRRREEEMRMRNEELMKRQQEGFRGSFQGESREQDMRMHMAPTGMPADSATLMVAPGNASMPGGQGGFPRGLPGPGDYVPNKQRRF from the coding sequence atgcaaggaaACCGAGGCCCTCAACAGAACCATGGCCCAAACCGTCACTCTGGCCAGGGAGACCATAAGAAACATGGGGGAAATGCGAACGGCCAGGAGCCGAGCGACACAACCCGCCCGAACGAGGCCCTCACACTGGACCTGCAAAGCTTCAGGAAGCCTGGTGAGAAAACCTTCACCCAGCGCAGCAGGCTGTTTGTCGGAAACCTGCCTGCCGGGGTCACGGAGGATGACATTGAAAAGCTGTTTGCAAAGTACGGCAAGGCCACTGAGGTTTTTGTCAACAAGGACCGAGGCTTCGGCTTCGTCCGCCTGGAGACTAGAATTATCGCAGAGATCGCCAGAGCTGAGCTGGATGATGCCCCGTTCAGAGGAAGACCCATCCGCGTTAGGTTTGCAACACACGGTGCTGCTCTTTCTGTAAAAAATCTGCCAGACTTTGTGTCCAATGAGCTGCTGGAGGAGGCCTTCTCCGTTTTTGGGCAGATTGAGCGAGCTGTGATCATTGTGGACGACCGAGGGAGACCTACTGGAAAAGGCATTGTGGAGTACACTTCCAAACCAGCTGCAAGAAAGGCTCTGGACAAATGCAATGATGGCGCCTATCTCCTTACAGCCTTCCCTCGCCCCATCATCGTGGAGCCTATGGAGCAGCTCGATGATGAGGAGGGTCTGTCCGAGAAACTCATAAACAAGAACCAGCAGTACCATAAAGAACGTGAGCAGCCGCCGCGATTCGCTCAGCCGGGCTCCTTTGAGTACGAGTACGCTATGCGCTGGAAGGCGCTGATGGAGATGGAGAAGCAACAGTACGAGATGGTGGACCGCAACATGAAAGAGGCTCAGGAGAAGCTGGAGGCTGAGATGGAGGCAGCACGACATGAGCATCAGGTGATGCTGATGAGACAAGACCTGCTGAGGCGGCAAGAGGAGTTGCGCAGGATGGAGGAGCTCCACAGCCAAGAAGTGCAGAAGCGAAAGCAGGCTGAGCTCCGGCAAGAGGAGGAACGCCggcggagggaggaggagatgcGCATGCGCAATGAGGAGCTGATGAAACGTCAGCAGGAGGGCTTCAGAGGCAGCTTTCAGGGAGAGAGCCGCGAGCAAGACATGAGGATGCACATGGCCCCCACTGGCATGCCGGCAGACAGCGCAACTCTCATGGTGGCCCCGGGCAATGCCAGCATGCCTGGAGGTCAGGGGGGCTTCCCCAGAGGCCTCCCCGGACCAGGGGACTATGTACCAAACAAGCAACGCAGATTTTAA